The Apibacter raozihei DNA segment GAATCCTACCGATTGCGTCATAATTGGATTAATATAGCTGTACCAGCAGAATATGCCTCCGTTACCTAGGATAGTAGTAAAAAGTATAATCCAGGGATTTAACTTTTTTAAAAAATGAAACTGTTTTTTAAAGCCTACATCGGGCAAGGGCTCTAAATCGGGAATATATTTTATGATTGTGTAAAATATAAAAAATCCCAGTGCTCCTATAATCAAGTAGGTTACCGACCATGAAAAATTATGGCTGATAAAAGTTCCTAAAGGCACACCTACCAGATTAGCCACTGTCATACCCGAAATCATTCCTGCCACTGCAGAGGTTCCTTTTCCTTCTTTTGCCAACCTTTGTGCAACAATAGATCCTACTCCGAAATAAGCCCCGTGGGGAAGACCGGAGATAAAACGAAAAAACAGGTTTATCTTGTAAGAAGAAAAGAAAGAAAAACATAAATTACCTACCATATAAATAAGGATAAGCCCTAACAAAACTTTTTTTAAGGGAAGTTTACGGCCTGCAAGTACTAATAGTGGTGCTCCTACGGCTACTCCCAGAGCATAGGCCGAAATAAAATGACCAGCCTGTGGAATGCTTATGGATAAGTCTTTAGCTATATCCGGAAGTATACCCATCATTCCAAATTCAGACATTCCTAAACCTAAGGTTCCTAATGCTAATGCTACGGTTGACTTTCTCATCAAACTACTTATTTAATTACTATTGCAAAATTACTCAGCAGCCAGCTTATATTTTTAATTATAAAGAATTTTTTAAAGAAAAAAATAAGATAAAATACGCTAAAATATTTTTCTTTATTTAAAATCAATTTAATTGATTAAACAGTAAAATATTCTATAAAAATAAAATAAGATATTCTTACTATCAGGTAGTTATTAATTGTAAATACTAAACTAACAATTCTCAAAATATTGAATGGAAATTAAAAAATTAACCTATAACTGTTTTTATTTATAATTTTATTTAAAAAAATAAAATTCAAAAATTAAAAGATTTTATTATTATATTTTCATTATTTATTATATTTGCCTAAATGTTTAATGTTTTTTACCTTACTAATAGTAACTAATTTTCGATGAAATAATGAATAAACAGATAACTATGTTCTTCTTTTTGACAACACATACAGTCAAAGTGTTCCTGCGGAACGCACCATTTAAGTTTTATTTGCCTAATTCAATTTAAAAGACAAAAAAGCTCATTAAATTACTCTAACTAAATATCAAATAAACTATGAATACTGATTCAAAATTGTTCTTTATAATCTAACTATTAATACAAAGAACTTCCATTTAAATAAAAGAAAATAGTAAATTATTTCCTTAACGACTATTAATTATACAATAAATTTAAATTAATTAGATTTTTATATATACTAGTTCAATAAATATAAATAATTAAAGCGAAATTATGAATAAAAAATTAGCAATGTTCTTTTTATCCTGTATGTTTACAGGATTTACCCTAGCCCAGGGAGTGGGCATTAATACCGATAATCCGAAAGGAATTTTACATGTAGACGGAGCCGGAGATAATAAATCTGCTACCCCTACAGCCACAGAACTGGCCAACGACGTAGTTATTGGTTCTGATGGAAAAATGGCTATCGGGCAATTACCTGATGCAACCAACACATCTATTTTACAAGTTAACGGTTCTATATCTGTAAATGCTAACATTGCAGAATCTCCTAAAGACGGAGTTACTTATGTGCTAGCTAGCACGGATGGATCACTCAATGCTAAATGGTTACAAAACGTAGCT contains these protein-coding regions:
- the araJ gene encoding MFS transporter AraJ — translated: MRKSTVALALGTLGLGMSEFGMMGILPDIAKDLSISIPQAGHFISAYALGVAVGAPLLVLAGRKLPLKKVLLGLILIYMVGNLCFSFFSSYKINLFFRFISGLPHGAYFGVGSIVAQRLAKEGKGTSAVAGMISGMTVANLVGVPLGTFISHNFSWSVTYLIIGALGFFIFYTIIKYIPDLEPLPDVGFKKQFHFLKKLNPWIILFTTILGNGGIFCWYSYINPIMTQSVGFSSESMTGVMMFAGLGMVVGNLVSGKLSDQYSPEKVGTVTQGLAMLTLVLFFLLVHSQAASLVLMFVGTACLFAVSAPQQILLLQNSKGGEMLGAALVQVAFNIGNALGAYSGGVFIYKNYPYEYSVLPGIVLTSVGFILFIIYLNKNKTR